Part of the Cryptosporangium arvum DSM 44712 genome, AGGTCCTCAAGGAGGCGAAGGACGCGGAGATCCCGGTCATCCTGACCGACCGCGCCGTCGACTCCAAGGACACCTCCCTCTACGAGACCTTCATCGGCTCGGACTTCGTGCTCGAGGGCAAGAAGGCCGGCGAGTGGCTGGTCGAGGACTCGAAGGCCGCCAAGGGCCCGGTGAACGTCATCCAGCTCGAGGGCACCACCGGTGCCGCGCCGGCCAACGACCGCAAGTCCGGCTTCGCCGACGCCATCAAGGCCGACCCGAAGATCAAGGTCGTCGCGTCCCAGGACGGTGACTTCACCCGCGCCAAGGGCAAGGAGGTCATGGAGGCCCTGCTCAAGGCGCACCCCGAGACCAACGTGCTCTACGCCCACAACGACGACATGGGGCTCGGCGCGATCGAGGCGATCGAGGCGGCCGGCAAGAAGCCGGGCGTCGACATCAAGATCGTCACGGTCGACGCGGTCAAGGACGGCATGACCGCGCTGTCCGAGGGCAAGATCAACTTCATCGTCGAGTGCAGTCCGCTCCTCGGCCCGCAGCTGATGGACCTGGCCAAGCAGGTCGTCGACGGTAAGAAGGTGGAGAAGCGCATCCTCACCGAGGAGACCACCTTCACCCAGGAGCAGGCCAAGGCCGCTCTGCCCGAGCGCAAGTACTGAGTCATCCACCCGGGTGGGCCGCACCGCGGCCCACCCGGGGCTTTGCGTGGAATGGAGAGGTGATGGGGGAGCCCACACCGGCGGAGAAGCCGATTCTGGAGATGACCGGCGTCGGGAAGGTGTTTCCCGGCGTGGTCGCGCTCGCCGACGTGGATCTCCGCCTCTACCCGGGCGAGGTCCACGCGTTGATGGGGGAGAACGGCGCCGGGAAGTCGACCCTGATCAAGGTGCTCACCGGCGTCTACGGCATCGACGCGGGCTCGATCCGGCTGGGCGGTGAGGACGTCCGGTTCACCGGGCCGCTGCAGGCCCAGCGGGCCGGGATCAGCACCGTGTACCAGGAGGTCAACCTCTGCCCGAACCTGTCGGTCGCGGAGAACATCTTCATCGGACGTGAGCCACGCCGGTTGGGCGCGATCCAGTGGCGCCGGATGCGCCGCCGCTCCGCCGAACTGCTGCGCGGGCTCGACCTCGATCTCGACGTCACCGCGCTGCTGGGCAGCTACTCGATCGCGATCCAGCAGATGGTGGCGATCGCGCGGGCGGTGGACATCTCCGCGAAGGTGCTGATCCTCGACGAGCCGACGTCCAGCCTGGACGCCTCCGAAGTGGAGCAGCTGTTCGCGGTGATGCGCCGGCTCAAGCGCGAAGGCCTGGCGATCGTCTTCGTCTCGCACTTCCTCGACCAGGTCTACGACATCGCCGACCGGATGACCGTGCTGCGCAACGGCAGGCGCGTCGGCGAGTACCGGGTCGAAGAGCTCCCGCAGTCCCAGCTGGTCAGCAAGATGATCGGCAAGGAACTCGCGGTGCTGGAGGAGCTCGAGGAGCAGCAGAAGCCCTCGACCGCGGCGCTGGAGCAGGGCCAGCCGGTGCTCGCCGCCACCGGCGTCGCCCGCAAGGGCGCGATCGAACCGTTCTCGCTCACCATCCACCAGGGTGAGGTCGTCGGGCTGGCCGGGCTGCTCGGCTCCGGCCGCACGGAGCTGGCGCGGCTCATGTTCGCCGCCGACAAGGCCGACCAGGGCACGTTCTCGTTCGGCG contains:
- a CDS encoding ABC transporter substrate-binding protein, which gives rise to MIRRVSAAIAAGLLVAAGLAGCGGDSGSGSGNDDGKITMGFAQVGAESGWRTANTKSIQESAKAAGIELKFSDAQQKQENQIKAIRSYIAQKVDVIAFSPVIESGWDQVLKEAKDAEIPVILTDRAVDSKDTSLYETFIGSDFVLEGKKAGEWLVEDSKAAKGPVNVIQLEGTTGAAPANDRKSGFADAIKADPKIKVVASQDGDFTRAKGKEVMEALLKAHPETNVLYAHNDDMGLGAIEAIEAAGKKPGVDIKIVTVDAVKDGMTALSEGKINFIVECSPLLGPQLMDLAKQVVDGKKVEKRILTEETTFTQEQAKAALPERKY
- a CDS encoding sugar ABC transporter ATP-binding protein codes for the protein MGEPTPAEKPILEMTGVGKVFPGVVALADVDLRLYPGEVHALMGENGAGKSTLIKVLTGVYGIDAGSIRLGGEDVRFTGPLQAQRAGISTVYQEVNLCPNLSVAENIFIGREPRRLGAIQWRRMRRRSAELLRGLDLDLDVTALLGSYSIAIQQMVAIARAVDISAKVLILDEPTSSLDASEVEQLFAVMRRLKREGLAIVFVSHFLDQVYDIADRMTVLRNGRRVGEYRVEELPQSQLVSKMIGKELAVLEELEEQQKPSTAALEQGQPVLAATGVARKGAIEPFSLTIHQGEVVGLAGLLGSGRTELARLMFAADKADQGTFSFGGDTVPMRGPRTAMEHGVAFSSENRRTEGVVGELTVRENIVLALQASRGWARPIPRGRQDELVAKYIKALDIRPANPDTQVRNLSGGNQQKVLLARWLITEPKLLIVDEPTRGIDVGAKAEIQRLLAQLSGDGMAVLFISAELEEVLRLSHKIAVLRDRRLVEQLDNTDDVDVDRILATIASGSATGEAS